One window of Thermosipho affectus genomic DNA carries:
- the lnt gene encoding apolipoprotein N-acyltransferase, with protein sequence MIYILISSILTSLAMPGFLWGGLIWFSLILFFKGLESRKMAFLYSFLFHFILYFISLYWVIPVLTKNLPEFFGRFSSFTGFLVFILLCTIEAFPFLIFGIFYGYFIDRIKGIVPKAIFVSSVYSIMEFLRGIGDLGFTGIRLSDALFKDIGIIQITSVVGTIGLTFLIVLVNFFLYYKKFSPSKIIITLSIIYFINWLIFTSLPENKANIPLVALQTNVEQKVKYLKNEREILKEITKFKTPNYLHIFPEAVFPEKDIRNTYIESKLKNISMEKPIILGFPTMENTPKNSAVVYYKGKIVGKYDKIKLFPFVEFLPYEKIFKKFQFLRGISYFSKGDRYTTFKIENYPEFGIQICFESYFPEISRKLSKNGAQFLIVITNDGWYKFTTAHIQHFSKSVFRAIENRRYVIQVSNTGITGSIDKYGRITKVFPTMTEKVGIFNVKKSNTTTIYQKFGDWCVIMFLINSIVIPIAYKKRKTSIKGGKI encoded by the coding sequence ATCCTAACATCTCTTGCAATGCCTGGATTTTTGTGGGGAGGATTGATTTGGTTTTCACTTATACTCTTTTTCAAAGGACTTGAAAGCAGAAAGATGGCTTTCTTATATTCTTTCCTTTTCCATTTCATACTTTACTTCATATCTTTATATTGGGTAATCCCCGTACTTACCAAAAATCTTCCAGAATTTTTTGGTAGGTTTTCTTCATTTACGGGTTTTTTAGTATTTATCTTACTCTGTACAATTGAAGCTTTTCCATTTCTAATATTTGGAATCTTCTATGGATATTTTATCGACAGAATTAAAGGAATTGTTCCAAAAGCTATATTTGTTTCTTCAGTATACTCTATAATGGAATTTTTAAGGGGAATTGGTGACTTGGGATTTACAGGAATAAGGCTTTCCGATGCACTATTTAAAGATATTGGAATAATCCAAATCACATCCGTTGTAGGAACAATAGGTCTTACCTTTCTAATTGTACTCGTTAATTTTTTTCTATATTACAAAAAATTTTCACCTTCTAAGATAATTATAACCTTATCCATTATATACTTTATAAACTGGTTGATTTTCACATCTCTTCCCGAAAATAAAGCTAATATCCCATTAGTTGCATTACAAACTAACGTGGAACAAAAGGTAAAATATCTAAAAAACGAAAGAGAAATTTTAAAAGAAATAACAAAATTTAAAACTCCAAATTATTTACATATCTTTCCAGAAGCAGTATTTCCAGAAAAAGACATTAGAAATACCTATATTGAAAGCAAATTAAAAAATATCAGTATGGAAAAACCTATAATCTTAGGATTTCCAACAATGGAAAACACTCCCAAAAATAGTGCTGTGGTTTATTACAAAGGAAAAATTGTTGGAAAATACGATAAAATTAAGCTTTTTCCATTCGTAGAGTTTTTACCATACGAAAAAATATTCAAAAAATTCCAATTTTTAAGAGGAATATCTTACTTTTCAAAGGGAGATAGATATACAACCTTCAAAATAGAAAATTATCCAGAATTTGGAATTCAAATCTGCTTTGAAAGTTATTTTCCAGAAATATCAAGAAAATTATCAAAAAATGGCGCACAATTTTTAATTGTTATCACAAACGACGGGTGGTATAAATTTACCACCGCACATATACAACATTTCTCAAAATCCGTATTTAGGGCTATAGAAAATAGAAGATACGTTATCCAGGTGTCAAACACTGGTATAACTGGAAGCATCGATAAATACGGAAGAATAACTAAGGTATTTCCTACCATGACTGAAAAAGTAGGAATCTTTAACGTAAAAAAAAGTAATACAACAACTATTTATCAAAAATTCGGCGATTGGTGTGTTATCATGTTTTTAATAAATTCAATAGTAATTCCAATCGCATACAAAAAAAGAAAAACTAGTATAAAAGGAGGAAAAATATGA
- a CDS encoding nicotinate phosphoribosyltransferase: MKRLHPKVFKIPIDKIRMGYYSDKYFTRYVEILKKDNHHPTVYYQFFPRQNATICGIDEALAILKFCTGYYKDEEKARKIFSEMLQLDKQMQNLTIEGNVKEIIKLTEKKWNLRLKLNELWIDKWDEIEVKAVYDGDDVKEGMPILTIEGDPTYFGYLETILLGVIARASSTTTAVKKVVKAANGKPILFFSARFDHYWVQATDGYAALKAGAFGVSTDANADYWGIESMGTIPHALIAAYNGKTDIASIAFDKYMPEHVNRIFLVDWDNDVINTTFEVVKSFYEYVTGKEFILGKTDPAPIIGEGKNKIWGVRFDTSGNLRDKSVVPKDENSFGVCPELVWRARKEFDKVGLNNLKIVVSGGFDENKIELFEKLDVPADVYGVGSKLLKKKIDITADIVEVNGKPCAKVGRYKMDNSHLQTVSKKFWENEH; encoded by the coding sequence ATGAAAAGGTTACATCCAAAGGTGTTTAAAATTCCAATAGATAAAATTCGTATGGGATACTATTCTGATAAGTATTTTACAAGGTATGTTGAAATTTTAAAAAAAGATAACCATCATCCAACTGTATATTACCAATTCTTTCCAAGGCAAAATGCGACTATTTGTGGAATTGACGAAGCACTTGCAATACTTAAATTCTGCACAGGCTATTATAAAGATGAAGAAAAAGCAAGAAAAATATTCTCAGAAATGCTCCAATTGGACAAACAAATGCAAAATCTAACAATTGAAGGAAATGTAAAAGAAATAATAAAGCTTACAGAAAAGAAATGGAATTTGAGGCTTAAATTAAATGAACTGTGGATAGATAAATGGGATGAAATAGAAGTGAAAGCTGTATATGACGGAGATGATGTAAAAGAAGGAATGCCTATCTTAACCATAGAAGGTGATCCTACCTACTTTGGTTATCTTGAAACTATATTATTAGGGGTAATTGCAAGGGCTTCAAGTACAACAACTGCCGTAAAAAAAGTTGTCAAAGCAGCAAATGGAAAACCCATACTCTTTTTTAGTGCAAGGTTTGATCATTATTGGGTTCAAGCAACAGATGGATATGCTGCGCTAAAAGCAGGTGCTTTTGGAGTCTCAACCGATGCAAACGCCGATTATTGGGGAATCGAATCCATGGGAACAATACCCCACGCCCTCATTGCTGCATATAACGGTAAAACAGACATTGCATCTATTGCATTTGACAAATACATGCCCGAACACGTAAACAGAATTTTTCTAGTTGATTGGGATAATGATGTTATTAATACTACCTTTGAAGTGGTAAAAAGCTTCTATGAATACGTAACAGGCAAAGAATTTATTTTGGGAAAAACAGACCCTGCACCGATTATAGGGGAAGGAAAAAATAAAATCTGGGGTGTAAGATTTGACACTTCTGGTAATTTAAGGGACAAATCTGTTGTTCCAAAAGATGAAAATTCATTTGGGGTTTGTCCTGAACTTGTTTGGAGGGCAAGAAAAGAATTTGACAAAGTTGGTCTTAACAATTTAAAAATCGTAGTTTCAGGTGGATTTGACGAAAATAAAATAGAGTTGTTTGAAAAATTAGACGTTCCAGCCGATGTCTACGGTGTAGGTTCAAAGCTTTTGAAGAAAAAAATAGATATAACGGCAGATATAGTAGAGGTAAACGGAAAACCATGCGCAAAAGTTGGTAGGTATAAAATGGATAATTCTCATTTACAAACAGTATCCAAAAAATTTTGGGAAAACGAACATTAA